From one Planococcus citri chromosome 3, ihPlaCitr1.1, whole genome shotgun sequence genomic stretch:
- the LOC135839238 gene encoding calphotin-like, which produces MEKQTPETIRKLIVTIKNEFVATQQWLDNQGAAPLAHELRYRIHNLEEKYATAEQLNQELLLEDASETDTVGIELLNLYFSVVASLETLLDESEIQPSVSAHLATASTNGPQGTSLTLPQNKNPAERSPTSAPYSSQNLGKHSPTSVPYLSPSQAEHSPMSAPYLLQNPADCPTTVAPPPHQSPVHQLTALLPQLPAECSDTFAPLLTPFPATQLAAPLLQFPVEHSDTFTTSTPAPITTSTPAPFATSTSAQTSFTVQSVPNTSSSRNTDSNYSPQTTLATAAAIALPSAHALLASSTDTAPINASSPRVIPSNQIETLAALPPVPVLGLPAPESVLQVSAQNVQPVTALSAPLPALPAYEPVFMLHVPVPIFTTATMISALNASVSMHTEPVSVFSQQVPVSTHDAHVITRATSVSALFSPVPVSARNAPITTRTAPIWALPVPVPLLTVATLPAPVAPQFASASTALQIHSQVPDNPEQLSALVSMPIHTPVNSVSSAVVSEFTSTVSRIRTSPPAPLVASQEESTSAAAIASLSTPMTPASSANAAPLNASSYVVVPSTQTVSTAMHPPSLAASSAISAPLYKILSSVTVPAFSDNVPSIVSVLFALAPVPIAPPVVSASAAASAVHTVPVSAIPSKSLVAPAASALAAESTAHLAQHSIVSTTPARSYAQVVGSNLSSIPVSAQDAPVSAHSTPVQVFACDALITTLQAPVAVPLALSHTHINSTVSTVISAFANTASSIFSAPVAVLAAPAPAAAFVAHQASNSIVSESWECLYVLLTHISSANSSSASKHSTAHSLHTSTSAFVSASRFLPSSSSSAPLALTYAPTVPVIASESATASIAPASAAAAPVIAQLSTRALASLVRVMPKSIAPVSALETLISAHPVSVFASVTPVELSAAQVFALPAPAPVSALFIPVSKLAAHFSAPVPASAAPIAAPVKVLAASVFTLAAHTPVPAFAISAVPISESDASVSESIAPATAVPALTVPVSSLAVPVATSASSFTILAYTHMRSTLISLASSDAIASNTFAAAAAAASLTPRISPHFLLSSEPSQLDYTKFSARQSASVFSSAPLMSTASNRPVLSRQIIVTARSAVAAVYATSSTYVSAQPATSTLPHTQYRATLFVSDESSAPDILAVFILLAAVLIVALSAVPVLVSTPDQASKGLTATSHLLHPASIAPLLVAYLRSTESVPMRDLAAEGLNLNPHLLNRHLTSPVSRAPPFPGQFWATEGPPIGFDTPHTDQSDIHTCTFDSFVLSEPPSLSKQSALIRISTLHSFDPLRSSLSSAEPETRYYRDTLYRFHFREVNKYQS; this is translated from the exons ATGGAAAAACAAACGCCAGAAACAATACGTAAGTTGATAGTTactatcaaaaatgaattcgtgGCAACTCAACAATGGTTAGATAACCAAGGAGCTGCACCTTTGGCTCACGAACTTCGCTACCGAATCCATAATTTAGAAGAAAAGTATGCTACTGCTGAGCAACTAAACCAAGAGCTTTTACTAGAAGATGCATCAGAGACTGATACCGTTGGTATCGAGTTGCTGAATTTATACTTCAGTGTAGTGGCTAGCCTAGAAACCCTGCTGGATGAATCGGAGATCCAACCTTCAGTGTCTGCTCACCTGGCCACAGCATCAACTAATGGTCCTCAAGGTACCAGTTTAACTTTACCTCAGAATAAGAATCCGGCCGAACGTTCGCCAACGTCCGCGCCATACTCATCTCAGAATCTGGGCAAACATTCGCCAACGTCTGTGCCATACTTATCTCCGAGTCAGGCCGAACATTCGCCAATGTCCGCACCATACTTGCTTCAGAATCCGGCCGATTGTCCAACTACAGTTGCACCACCACCACACCAGTCTCCTGTACACCAGCTCACCGCATTGTTACCTCAGCTTCCAGCCGAATGCTCAGATACGTTTGCACCGCTACTTACTCCATTTCCAGCTACTCAGCTGGCTGCACCCTTACTTCAGTTTCCAGTTGAACACTCAGATACGTTCACTACCTCGACTCCAGCTCCGATCACTACGTCAACTCCAGCTCCGTTCGCTACCTCGACTTCAGCTCAGACATCCTTCACAGTACAATCAGTACCAAATACCTCGTCATCCAGAAACACAGACTCAAACTACTCACCTCAAACAACATTGGCTACGGCGGCGGCGATAGCATTGCCTTCTGCACATGCGCTGCTTGCTAGCAGCACGGACACTGCTCCAATCAACGCATCATCACCCAGAGTAATTCCTAGTAACCAGATAGAAACGCTAGCAGCGCTCCCACCAGTACCAGTTTTGGGGCTTCCGGCGCCTGAATCAGTTCTCCAAGTTTCTGCTCAAAATGTGCAACCAGTAACTGCGCTTTCAGCTCCACTTCCGGCGCTTCCTGCCTATGAACCAGTATTCATGCTCCATGTACCAGTACCAATCTTCACGACAGCTACAATGATATCCGCGCTCAATGCGTCAGTCTCCATGCACACTGAGCCAGTTTCAGTGTTCTCTCAACAAGTACCAGTATCTACACACGATGCGCACGTGATCACGCGCGCTACGTCAGTTTCAGCACTCTTTTCTCCAGTACCAGTTTCTGCGCGCAATGCGCCGATCACCACACGCACTGCACCCATTTGGGCGCTTCCTGTGCCAGTACCACTTCTCACAGTAGCTACGCTTCCAGCGCCAGTAGCGCCGCAATTTGCATCAGCCTCTACAGCTTTACAGATACACTCACAGGTTCCAGACAACCCAGAGCAGCTCTCCGCACTAGTCTCCATGCCTATCCATACACCAGTCAACTCAGTAAGCAGTGCCGTAGTCTCCGAATTCACCAGCACAGTTTCCCGCATCCGTACCTCGCCTCCAGCACCCTTAGTAGCATCTCAAGAAGAGTCCACTTCAGCAGCAGCAATAGCGAGCCTTTCCACACCTATGACACCAGCTAGCAGCGCAAATGCCGCACCACTCAACGCGTCATCGTATGTAGTAGTTCCCAGTACCCAGACAGTGTCAACAGCGATGCATCCGCCTTCCTTGGCGGCATCCAGCGCGATTTCTGCACCTCTATACAAAATTCTCAGCTCAGTAACGGTTCCCGCATTCTCTGACAACGTTCCTAGTATTGTTTCTGTGCTGTTTGCACTCGCACCAGTGCCCATAGCACCACCAGTAGTGTCCGCGTCAGCAGCGGCCTCCGCGGTGCATACTGTACCTGTATCTGCGATCCCATCCAAGTCATTAGTGGCGCCAGCAGCGTCCGCATTGGCAGCTGAATCCACTGCTCATCTAGCACAGCATAGCATCGTCTCTACGACCCCTGCACGTTCGTATGCACAGGTGGTCGGATCAAACTTGTCATCTATACCTGTCTCCGCGCAAGATGCGCCAGTTTCAGCGCATTCCACGCCAGTACAAGTATTTGCATGTGATGCGCTCATCACTACGCTTCAAGCGCCTGTAGCAGTTCCACTGGCGCTCTCACACACCCACATCAACTCCACAGTCAGCACAGTAATCTCAGCATTTGCCAACACCGCTTCCAGTATATTTTCCGCGCCAGTAGCCGTGCTAGCAGCGCCTGCTCCAGCGGCAGCCTTCGTAGCTCATCAGGCATCTAACAGCATCGTTTCTGAGTCATGGGAGTGCTTATATGTGCTCCTGACACACATATCCTCAGCCAATTCATCATCCGCATCTAAGCACAGTACCGCACACTCCCTGCACACCTCCACATCAGCATTCGTCTCAGCATCACGCTTCCTGCCTTCATCGTCGAGCTCAGCGCCTCTTGCGCTCACATATGCACCAACAGTTCCTGTAATTGCATCAGAATCTGCTACAGCCTCTATCGCGCCTGCCTCAGCAGCAGCCGCGCCAGTAATCGCTCAACTGAGCACTAGAGCCTTGGCCAGTTTGGTGCGAGTAATGCCAAAGTCAATCGCACCAGTTTCAGCACTAGAGACGCTCATATCCGCGCACCCTGTGTCAGTATTCGCATCAGTAACTCCAGTAGAATTGTCTGCCGCACAAGTTTTTGCGCTCCCTGCACCTGCACCAGTCTCTGCACTATTCATACCAGTATCAAAGTTAGCTGCGCATTTCTCTGCGCCAGTCCCAGCTTCAGCGGCACCAATCGCCGCGCCAGTAAAAGTGCTAGCTGCATCAGTCTTTACATTGGCTGCGCACACACCTGTTCCAGCATTTGCCATATCAGCAGTGCCTATCTCCGAGTCAGACGCGTCAGTCTCTGAATCAATCGCGCCAGCCACTGCAGTACCCGCGCTCACTGTGCCAGTCTCCTCGCTAGCAGTTCCAGTAGCCACGTCCGCATCCAGTTTCACCATTTTGGCATACACTCATATGCGCTCAACACTGATTAGCCTCGCATCCAGTGATGCAATAGCCTCGAATACGTTCGCAGCGGCGGCGGCAGCTGCATCTCTTACGCCTCGCATCTCACCGCATTTCTTACTCTCCTCAGAGCCCTCTCAGTTGGACTATACAAAGTTTTCGGCGCGTCAGTCTGCCTCAGTCTTCTCCTCAGCACCTCTAATGAGCACCGCATCGAATAGGCCTGTACTCAGCCGCCAGATAATCGTAACTGCGCGCTCAGCAGTGGCGGCAGTCTACGCTACATCAAGCACATACGTTTCGGCGCAGCCAGCCACTTCTACGCTTCCTCACACGCAGTATAGAGCAACGTTATTTGTCTCTGATGAATCCTCCGCTCCAGACATCTTGGCTGTGTTCATTTTACTTGCTGCAGTACTCATTGTAGCACTTTCCGCAGTTCCAGTATTAGTTTCAACGCCGGATCAGGCTAGCAAGGGCCTAACTGCGACTTCGCACCTACTCCACCCAGCATCTATCGCTCCGCTTCTTGTAGCATATTTACGCAGCACAGAATCAGTTCCAATGCGCGATTTGGCCGCAGAAGGCCTCAATTTGAATCCACACTTGCTCAACCGACACCTTACGTCTCCAGTGAGCCGCGCTCCTCCTTTTCCCGGACAGTTTTGGGCCACAGAGGGCCCACCCATCGGTTTTGACACTCCTCACACAGATCAGTCTGATATTCACACCTGCACATTTGACTCGTTTGTCTTATCAGAGCCACCTTCACTCAGCAAGCAGTCTGCCCTCATCAGAATCAGTACTCTTCACTCATTCGATCCTCTGCGATCCAGTTTGAGCTCAGCTGAGCCTGAAACAAGA tattatcgagatacattgtatcgTTTCCATTTCAGAGAAGTCAACAAATATCAATCCtga